A genomic segment from Chloroflexaceae bacterium encodes:
- a CDS encoding NAD(P)/FAD-dependent oxidoreductase: MAHKTDYDVIVVGGGHNGLTCAGYLSKAGLRVLVAERRPIVGGAVCTEEVIPGYKIDTGSSAHIMIHLTPIVRDLELERHGLEYIPMDPFAFYPLPDGSGAISFYRDTERTVESIARISPRDAEAYRRFLAYWTPLNEAVFDVFLNPPSVARLFGSVAAALPRLPAGERNSTEVSRRLFTSYAQLICETFESEAMRAAMTWLAAQSGPPPDEIGAGDFFGWHAMLHYSGAAHPKGGSGMLTQAMARALISFGGNVAVDAPVRRILIQSGRVQGIETEDGQRYSAPIVVSNAHVLTTLLQLVGPAHLPSRLVERLQKVRVGNGFGMTVRCAAEELPDYLGAPSGGKPHESHHGLQLLCPSMDYVRRAYEDYLRGEPSRNPAVIAMTFSAIDPVVAPPGKHTVFLWAQYFPYELSSGRHWDDVREEAADSILEVLYRYAPNMRGKIIDRFIQSPLDIERRIGLLKGNVMHVEMSFDQMFFFRPLPELAQYRTPIKGLYLTGASTHPGGGVFGASGYNTARVVLADTRRRRWAPLALGAGALAAGLWAAGRARRVMAE, translated from the coding sequence ATGGCTCACAAAACGGACTACGACGTGATCGTGGTCGGCGGCGGGCACAACGGCCTCACCTGCGCCGGTTACCTGTCGAAGGCCGGATTGCGCGTGCTGGTCGCCGAACGACGCCCCATCGTCGGCGGCGCCGTGTGTACCGAAGAGGTCATTCCTGGCTATAAAATTGACACTGGCTCCTCGGCGCACATTATGATCCACCTTACCCCGATTGTGCGCGACCTGGAGCTGGAGCGGCATGGCCTCGAATATATTCCGATGGACCCCTTCGCCTTCTACCCGCTGCCTGATGGCAGCGGGGCGATCAGTTTTTATAGGGATACCGAGCGCACGGTTGAAAGCATCGCCCGTATCAGCCCCCGCGACGCCGAGGCCTATCGCCGCTTTCTCGCATACTGGACGCCGCTGAACGAGGCGGTGTTTGATGTGTTCCTCAATCCGCCCTCGGTGGCGCGGCTGTTCGGCAGCGTGGCCGCCGCGCTGCCGCGGTTGCCTGCTGGCGAGCGCAACTCGACTGAGGTCTCCCGGCGCCTGTTCACCAGCTACGCCCAGTTGATCTGCGAGACGTTCGAGAGCGAGGCGATGCGCGCAGCGATGACGTGGCTGGCCGCCCAGAGCGGGCCGCCGCCGGACGAGATCGGGGCCGGCGATTTCTTCGGCTGGCATGCTATGCTGCACTACAGCGGCGCAGCGCATCCGAAGGGCGGCAGCGGCATGCTCACCCAGGCCATGGCCCGCGCCTTGATCAGCTTCGGCGGCAACGTGGCGGTAGACGCGCCGGTGCGCCGCATTCTCATCCAGTCGGGCCGGGTGCAAGGCATCGAAACCGAGGACGGTCAGCGCTATTCTGCTCCTATTGTTGTGTCAAACGCCCATGTGCTGACCACGCTGCTGCAACTTGTCGGCCCGGCGCACCTGCCCTCACGCCTGGTAGAGCGACTGCAGAAGGTGCGGGTGGGCAATGGCTTCGGCATGACCGTGCGCTGCGCCGCCGAGGAACTCCCCGACTACCTCGGCGCGCCCAGCGGCGGCAAACCGCACGAGAGCCATCATGGGCTGCAACTCCTCTGCCCGAGTATGGATTACGTGCGCCGGGCCTACGAAGACTACCTGCGCGGCGAACCGTCGAGAAACCCGGCGGTGATTGCCATGACTTTCTCGGCTATCGATCCGGTCGTCGCTCCGCCCGGCAAGCATACTGTCTTCCTCTGGGCGCAGTACTTCCCCTACGAACTCAGCAGCGGACGGCACTGGGACGATGTGCGCGAGGAGGCCGCCGACAGCATTCTGGAGGTGCTCTACCGCTACGCCCCCAACATGCGCGGCAAGATTATTGATCGCTTCATCCAATCGCCGCTTGACATCGAGCGCCGCATCGGCCTGCTCAAGGGCAACGTGATGCACGTAGAGATGAGCTTCGACCAGATGTTCTTCTTCCGCCCGTTGCCGGAACTGGCGCAGTACCGCACGCCGATCAAAGGGTTGTACCTGACGGGGGCCAGCACCCATCCCGGCGGGGGCGTGTTCGGCGCCAGCGGCTACAACACTGCGCGAGTGGTGCTCGCTGACACGCGGCGGCGCAGGTGGGCGCCGCTGGCCCTCGGCGCCGGGGCCCTGGCCGCCGGGCTGTGGGCTGCCGGGCGCGCGCGAAGGGTAATGGCGGAGTAA
- the crtI gene encoding phytoene desaturase family protein — MSKNILIVGAGPGGMATAMRLAAAGYQVAIYEAADRVGGRMRGFELGDYAFDTGPTILQVPHVYEELFGACGLNVYDYIKLIRLEPNTRIAFWDGTHLDLTSNISAFKEQLARFGPDLPAAFERWYIEHLRKDKVGYGPYLGTPVRSPLGYLKPEEVAAALPFRPWESLYDHFKRFFRDERLIYALAYQAKYLGMHPTACSSVFSLVTFLEFHYGIWHPQGGFRALARALARAAEDLGVEIHLRRPVRQVIVEDGRACGLLMADGERIMGDAVVINADFGYAVQTLLPAHARGPYTDRWLNRKEFSCSTFMLYLGVNRRWEHLPHHQLYLSANIRRNDPLWARSAVLDEEDPSFYVCNPTIVDPGNAPPGHSTLFVLVPVPNLRYPVDWTAKARPYRDLILRQMARLGFEDVERHIVVERQYTAETWRDEHRTYLGAVFNLIHSWQQLGPLRPHIRHRGARNLYWIGGAVHPGSGLMTILEAAKSAVHFIGEDLPVTASLVSR, encoded by the coding sequence GTGTCAAAGAACATCTTGATCGTTGGGGCCGGACCGGGTGGGATGGCCACGGCGATGCGTCTCGCGGCCGCGGGCTACCAGGTGGCGATCTATGAGGCAGCCGACCGGGTTGGCGGGCGCATGCGCGGCTTTGAACTCGGCGACTACGCCTTCGATACCGGGCCAACCATTCTGCAGGTGCCGCACGTCTACGAAGAACTTTTCGGCGCCTGCGGCCTCAATGTGTACGATTACATTAAGCTGATCCGCCTGGAGCCGAATACCCGCATCGCCTTCTGGGACGGGACGCACCTCGATCTGACGTCGAATATCTCCGCTTTCAAGGAGCAACTGGCGCGCTTCGGGCCGGACCTGCCGGCGGCCTTTGAGCGCTGGTACATCGAGCATCTGCGGAAGGACAAGGTTGGCTACGGCCCATATCTGGGCACGCCGGTGCGCTCGCCCCTGGGCTACCTGAAGCCCGAGGAAGTGGCGGCGGCCCTGCCCTTCCGCCCCTGGGAGAGCCTCTACGACCACTTCAAGCGTTTCTTCCGCGACGAGCGGCTAATCTACGCCCTGGCCTATCAGGCCAAGTACCTGGGCATGCACCCCACGGCCTGCTCCAGCGTATTCAGCCTGGTAACCTTCCTGGAATTTCACTACGGAATCTGGCATCCCCAGGGCGGCTTTCGCGCCCTGGCCCGCGCCCTGGCCCGCGCCGCCGAGGACCTGGGAGTGGAAATCCACCTGCGCCGCCCGGTGCGCCAGGTGATCGTCGAGGACGGGCGCGCCTGCGGCCTGCTGATGGCCGACGGTGAACGGATCATGGGCGACGCGGTGGTGATCAACGCCGACTTCGGCTATGCCGTACAGACGCTGCTGCCGGCGCACGCCCGCGGCCCGTACACCGATCGCTGGCTGAACCGCAAGGAGTTCTCCTGCTCGACCTTTATGCTCTACCTCGGCGTCAACCGGCGCTGGGAGCACCTGCCGCACCACCAGTTGTACCTCTCCGCGAACATCCGGCGCAACGACCCGCTGTGGGCCAGGAGCGCCGTGCTTGACGAAGAGGACCCCTCCTTCTACGTTTGCAACCCGACAATTGTGGACCCTGGCAATGCTCCGCCTGGCCACAGCACGCTCTTCGTGCTGGTCCCCGTGCCGAACCTGCGCTACCCGGTGGACTGGACGGCGAAGGCCCGGCCATACCGGGATCTGATTCTGCGGCAGATGGCCAGGCTAGGCTTTGAGGACGTAGAGCGCCACATCGTGGTCGAGCGCCAGTACACCGCCGAAACCTGGCGTGACGAGCACCGGACCTATCTCGGCGCGGTGTTCAACCTCATCCATAGCTGGCAGCAACTCGGCCCGCTGCGCCCGCACATTCGCCACCGGGGCGCCCGCAACCTGTACTGGATCGGCGGCGCGGTGCACCCCGGCAGCGGGTTAATGACCATTCTGGAGGCGGCTAAGAGCGCCGTACACTTCATTGGCGAAGATCTGCCGGTCACCGCCTCACTGGTGAGCCGGTAG
- a CDS encoding transcriptional regulator, producing MQTTTISLVTIIAEGVLRERLLEDLQRLGARGWTIAEVHGHGIRGISEYFWAGSQVRIETLVSPAVGEKILAHLQEHYFTDYSVTAFIHDVRVVRPERYV from the coding sequence ATGCAGACCACCACCATTAGCCTGGTGACGATTATCGCCGAGGGCGTGCTGCGCGAGCGCCTGCTGGAGGATCTCCAGCGTCTCGGCGCCCGCGGCTGGACGATCGCCGAGGTGCACGGGCACGGCATCCGCGGGATCAGCGAATACTTCTGGGCCGGCTCGCAGGTGCGCATTGAGACCCTGGTCAGTCCTGCGGTCGGCGAGAAGATCCTGGCCCATCTCCAGGAGCACTATTTTACCGACTACTCGGTGACCGCTTTTATCCACGATGTGCGCGTGGTGCGCCCGGAGCGGTATGTGTAA
- a CDS encoding sodium-dependent bicarbonate transport family permease, with protein MELAEALGILQRNLFSPLTLAFVLGMIATLVKSDIEFPEQAYKFIAFYLMFAIGLNGGVELAGTTFQTFALPALATIFLAILLPTACYFILRTVFRFDVANAAGVAALYGSVSSVTFAAGIGVVETANIGYEGFIPTLAALAEWGIIVALFWGRLGLKAPNDAIGKVVRDTLTGRSVILLMGGLVIGMIIGKQGFERIAVVFSQGPEGLFRGVLVLFLIEMGMVAARQLREFAKVGPRMLAFGTVMPVIMGVLGATLGALSGMSLGGAFILAAIAGSASYIDAPAAVRATFPQANPSIYLTSSLGITLPFNLLIGLPLLYAYTQWFCYSVAGCAVLPAGA; from the coding sequence ATGGAGTTGGCTGAGGCATTAGGCATCCTGCAGCGGAACCTCTTCTCGCCGTTGACCCTGGCCTTCGTGCTGGGGATGATCGCCACCCTGGTCAAAAGCGACATTGAGTTCCCGGAGCAGGCCTATAAGTTCATCGCCTTCTACCTGATGTTTGCTATTGGCCTGAACGGCGGCGTCGAACTTGCGGGCACGACCTTTCAGACCTTTGCCTTGCCGGCGCTGGCAACCATCTTCCTGGCAATTCTGCTGCCAACCGCCTGCTATTTTATCCTGCGCACGGTCTTTCGTTTCGACGTAGCCAACGCCGCTGGCGTCGCCGCGCTCTATGGTTCGGTGTCTTCGGTCACCTTCGCGGCGGGGATAGGCGTCGTGGAAACGGCCAACATCGGTTACGAGGGCTTCATCCCCACCCTGGCGGCCCTGGCGGAATGGGGCATCATCGTGGCGCTCTTCTGGGGCCGTCTGGGCTTGAAAGCGCCGAATGACGCCATCGGCAAGGTCGTTCGGGATACCCTGACCGGGCGCAGCGTGATCCTGCTAATGGGCGGGCTAGTGATCGGCATGATCATCGGCAAACAAGGTTTCGAACGCATCGCAGTGGTGTTCAGCCAGGGTCCCGAAGGGTTGTTCCGCGGCGTGCTGGTGCTGTTCCTGATCGAAATGGGCATGGTCGCCGCGCGGCAATTGCGCGAGTTCGCCAAGGTTGGCCCGCGGATGCTGGCCTTTGGCACGGTGATGCCAGTGATTATGGGGGTGCTTGGCGCGACCCTCGGCGCCCTGTCCGGCATGTCGCTGGGAGGCGCGTTTATTCTGGCCGCGATTGCCGGCAGCGCCTCATATATTGACGCGCCCGCCGCCGTGCGCGCGACCTTTCCCCAGGCCAATCCAAGCATCTACCTGACCTCTTCGTTAGGGATCACGCTGCCCTTCAATCTACTTATCGGTCTGCCGCTGCTCTATGCCTATACCCAGTGGTTTTGCTATAGTGTTGCTGGATGCGCGGTGTTGCCTGCGGGAGCGTGA
- a CDS encoding SH3 domain-containing protein, translating into MIELNRNPSPLPLRSEVEHLQQRVSWQRQRFRHQRRSLAALRTYLATTLFAPNAWLSRLPARFLIHLLVTLTVPLALVLSQLPMRRVASPHPEPVELVEAPIAVGPIALDPGAEHLVGDPPLPDDAALPVPLSLSSRSAVLAPLVVSATISGDVVRLRNGPGLAYDEVSRLNGGDNVQVIGRFEEWLQVRRDGDPTVYWVAAELVDIPEAVMYALDQVPAAMIPPPPPPKVGVVREDNVNLRDGPGTNYVSMARMRAGQELTLIERYEGWFLVEYGQLYGWVTSDFLNIVEGVVERVPVATSIPDPNPPLVGTVRENNVNVRKGPGSAYDRITSLRAGASVSLLARHKDWYRVQLPDGTKAWIFSELLQVSPMAARRVPITNDIPALPVRVRPATRGGGGGGGAAPVNIPASGDVASFAVQFVGSRYVWGGSSPSRGFDCSGLTSYVYRQFGVHLPHNAAAQYSSRYGAIIGGMGNLAPGDLMFFAGTAGRRGISHVAIYIGGGQMVHAMTPRYGVQISSIWGSYWQNTFVGAIRPYR; encoded by the coding sequence ATGATCGAGCTAAACCGAAACCCGTCTCCGTTGCCCCTGCGCAGCGAGGTCGAGCATTTACAACAGCGCGTTTCATGGCAGCGGCAGCGCTTCCGGCATCAACGGCGCTCACTCGCCGCACTCCGCACCTATCTCGCCACCACACTCTTCGCTCCCAACGCCTGGCTCTCCCGCCTTCCCGCTCGCTTCCTCATTCACCTGCTGGTTACGCTGACAGTACCGCTGGCGCTGGTACTGAGCCAGTTGCCGATGCGTCGCGTCGCATCGCCCCATCCCGAACCCGTGGAACTGGTCGAGGCGCCGATCGCGGTCGGTCCCATCGCGCTCGATCCCGGCGCGGAGCATCTGGTTGGCGATCCCCCGCTGCCGGACGATGCGGCGCTGCCGGTGCCGCTCTCCCTTTCGTCGCGGAGCGCCGTGCTGGCGCCGTTGGTCGTATCGGCGACGATCAGCGGCGATGTGGTGCGCCTGCGCAACGGCCCCGGCCTGGCGTATGACGAGGTTTCGCGCCTCAATGGTGGTGACAACGTCCAGGTGATCGGGCGTTTCGAGGAGTGGCTCCAGGTGCGACGCGATGGCGACCCGACGGTGTACTGGGTGGCCGCCGAACTGGTGGATATTCCCGAGGCGGTCATGTATGCCCTCGATCAGGTTCCCGCCGCGATGATCCCCCCCCCGCCGCCCCCCAAGGTTGGCGTGGTGCGCGAAGATAATGTTAATCTGCGCGACGGCCCCGGCACGAACTACGTGAGCATGGCCAGGATGCGCGCTGGTCAGGAACTTACGCTTATCGAACGCTACGAGGGCTGGTTCCTGGTGGAATACGGCCAGTTGTATGGCTGGGTAACCTCGGATTTCCTCAACATTGTTGAGGGCGTGGTCGAGCGGGTGCCTGTGGCCACCTCGATCCCCGACCCCAATCCGCCTCTGGTCGGCACCGTGCGCGAGAACAACGTCAATGTTCGTAAAGGGCCCGGCTCGGCTTACGACCGGATCACCTCTCTCAGGGCCGGCGCCAGCGTGAGCCTGCTGGCTCGCCACAAGGACTGGTACCGCGTCCAACTGCCCGATGGCACGAAGGCGTGGATCTTCTCCGAACTGCTCCAGGTCTCGCCGATGGCCGCCCGGCGCGTCCCCATAACCAACGACATTCCAGCCCTGCCGGTGCGCGTGCGCCCGGCTACGCGGGGCGGCGGCGGTGGTGGCGGCGCGGCTCCAGTCAATATCCCCGCCAGCGGCGATGTAGCCAGTTTTGCTGTACAGTTCGTCGGGTCACGCTATGTCTGGGGCGGCAGCAGCCCCAGCCGCGGCTTCGATTGCAGCGGCCTGACCAGCTACGTCTATCGCCAGTTTGGCGTACATCTGCCCCACAATGCCGCCGCGCAGTACAGCTCTCGCTATGGCGCCATCATTGGCGGCATGGGCAATCTCGCCCCCGGCGACCTGATGTTCTTCGCCGGCACCGCCGGGCGGCGCGGCATCTCCCACGTGGCCATCTATATCGGCGGCGGGCAGATGGTCCACGCCATGACCCCCCGCTACGGGGTGCAGATCTCGAGCATCTGGGGCAGTTACTGGCAGAACACCTTCGTCGGCGCGATCCGACCGTATCGCTAG
- a CDS encoding glucose-1-phosphate thymidylyltransferase, whose translation MKGLVLSGGKGTRLRPITYTSAKQLVPVANKPVLFRVIEAIRDAGITDIGIVIGDTGDEIRTAVGNGKRWGIKVTYIPQEAPLGLAHAVKISQDFIGDERFVMFLGDNCIQGGISPLIEAFGRSDYNAQIVLKKVDDPRSFGVAELEEDGRIVRLVEKPREPRSDLALVGIYMFDRHIFEAVHAIRPSARGELEITDAIQWLVTAGYRVYPYVHEGWWIDTGKKDDLLEANRLVLEELQPVVQGYVDRDSQLIGKVIIESGAEVINSTIRGPAIIGEKTRILNSYVGPFTSIYHNCLIEDSEIEHSIVMEHCSIRGIPHRIEDSLIGRNVEVSRSPLKPKAYRLVIGDNSNVGVL comes from the coding sequence ATGAAAGGTCTGGTCCTGAGCGGCGGAAAAGGCACGCGCCTCCGCCCTATCACCTATACGAGCGCCAAGCAACTGGTGCCGGTCGCGAACAAGCCGGTGCTCTTTCGGGTCATTGAGGCCATTCGTGATGCGGGCATCACCGACATCGGCATCGTCATCGGCGATACCGGCGATGAGATCCGCACAGCAGTGGGCAATGGCAAACGCTGGGGAATAAAGGTGACCTACATCCCCCAGGAAGCACCCCTGGGCCTGGCCCACGCGGTGAAGATCAGCCAGGATTTCATCGGCGACGAGCGCTTCGTAATGTTCCTCGGCGACAACTGTATTCAGGGCGGCATCAGCCCGCTGATCGAAGCCTTTGGCCGCAGCGACTACAACGCGCAGATCGTGCTGAAAAAGGTTGATGATCCGCGCTCCTTCGGCGTCGCCGAACTTGAAGAGGACGGCCGCATTGTGCGCCTGGTTGAGAAGCCGCGCGAACCGCGGAGCGACCTGGCCCTCGTAGGCATCTATATGTTCGACCGCCATATCTTCGAGGCGGTTCACGCCATCCGCCCCTCCGCCCGCGGGGAACTGGAGATCACCGATGCCATTCAGTGGCTCGTGACCGCCGGCTACCGCGTCTATCCCTACGTGCACGAGGGGTGGTGGATTGATACCGGGAAGAAGGACGATCTCCTCGAAGCCAATCGCCTGGTGCTCGAAGAACTGCAGCCGGTCGTGCAGGGCTATGTCGATCGCGATTCGCAGTTGATCGGCAAGGTGATTATCGAAAGCGGGGCCGAGGTGATCAATTCAACCATCCGCGGCCCGGCGATTATCGGTGAGAAGACCCGTATTCTCAATTCCTACGTGGGCCCCTTTACCTCAATCTATCACAACTGCCTGATTGAGGATAGCGAGATTGAGCACAGCATCGTGATGGAGCATTGCAGCATCCGCGGCATTCCACACCGGATCGAGGATAGCCTGATCGGTCGCAATGTCGAGGTCAGCCGCAGCCCGCTAAAGCCCAAGGCCTATCGCCTGGTGATCGGCGATAATTCGAATGTGGGCGTGTTGTAG
- the msrP gene encoding protein-methionine-sulfoxide reductase catalytic subunit MsrP: MPGIPSSEITPEHVYLSRRRFMAVAGALGATLALGACGATPGAPPAPPADTRTDELGDRLNSFEQITTYNNYYEFTTDKQRVARLARDFRVSPWEVAIGGLARYPRVFALEDLLRFEQEERIYRLRCVEGWSMVIPWLGFPLHRLLAEVEPLAVARYVRFETVLRPEEMPGQRDRFYPWPYVEGLRLDEAMHDLTLLATGLYGRPLTPQNGAPLRLVVPWKYGFKSIKAIVRIDLVEQMPRSLWMTVAPNEYGFYANVNPDVPHPRWSQATERRIGEGGRRPTLPFNGYAEQVAALYAGLDLRANF; this comes from the coding sequence ATGCCCGGCATCCCCTCATCGGAAATCACTCCGGAGCACGTGTATCTCTCGCGCCGGCGCTTCATGGCCGTTGCCGGGGCTCTGGGCGCCACCCTGGCTCTGGGCGCCTGCGGCGCAACCCCCGGCGCGCCTCCGGCCCCGCCCGCCGATACGCGCACCGACGAACTCGGCGACCGGCTGAACAGCTTTGAGCAGATCACCACCTATAACAACTACTACGAGTTCACTACCGACAAGCAACGCGTGGCGCGCCTGGCCCGCGACTTTCGCGTCTCACCCTGGGAAGTGGCCATCGGCGGCCTGGCGCGCTATCCGCGCGTCTTTGCCCTGGAGGATCTGCTGCGCTTCGAGCAGGAGGAGCGCATCTACCGCCTGCGTTGCGTCGAGGGCTGGTCCATGGTCATTCCCTGGCTGGGGTTTCCCCTGCACCGCCTGCTGGCCGAGGTCGAGCCGCTGGCCGTCGCTCGCTATGTGCGCTTCGAGACGGTGCTGCGCCCTGAGGAGATGCCCGGCCAGCGTGATCGCTTTTACCCCTGGCCCTACGTCGAGGGGCTGCGCCTCGATGAGGCCATGCACGACCTGACGCTGCTGGCGACCGGCCTCTACGGCCGGCCGCTGACGCCCCAGAACGGCGCGCCGCTGCGTCTGGTGGTTCCCTGGAAGTATGGCTTCAAGAGCATCAAGGCGATTGTGCGGATTGACCTGGTGGAGCAGATGCCTCGTTCGCTGTGGATGACCGTCGCCCCCAATGAGTACGGCTTCTACGCCAATGTCAATCCCGATGTGCCGCATCCCCGCTGGTCGCAGGCCACCGAGCGCCGCATCGGCGAGGGCGGGCGGCGCCCAACTCTGCCCTTCAACGGCTATGCCGAGCAGGTGGCCGCACTCTATGCCGGTCTCGATCTGCGAGCGAATTTCTAG
- a CDS encoding sulfoxide reductase heme-binding subunit YedZ: MAHFIGLRRAWPRLAVHLALLPFALLIFDAATGRLSVNPIQDMTLRTGKAALALLMLTLACTPLNRLLGWKWAAALRRPLGLYSFLYVCLHLLVFAVADYQLDAALIAQAIAEKRYILAGLASFALLLPLALTSTRAAMRRLGRWWRPLHRLVYVAAALAVLHYLWLSKVWREPALWGVVLIVLLLARLPAFWPPRARRARQRFLSPGAQAPHPRISPEPPFTAIQNPKSKIQNPKSEIASVAARRPRAQRQPDPGGESAQQAQHGEHSPRTVD; this comes from the coding sequence GTGGCCCATTTCATCGGTCTGCGGCGCGCCTGGCCGCGTCTGGCCGTTCATCTGGCGCTGTTGCCCTTTGCCCTGCTGATCTTCGACGCGGCTACGGGTCGTCTGTCGGTGAACCCGATCCAGGATATGACCCTGCGCACGGGCAAGGCGGCGCTGGCGCTGTTGATGCTCACGCTGGCGTGCACGCCGCTCAACCGGCTGCTGGGCTGGAAGTGGGCCGCGGCCCTGCGAAGGCCCCTGGGTCTCTACAGTTTTCTATACGTCTGTCTGCACCTGCTGGTCTTCGCCGTGGCCGATTACCAGCTCGACGCAGCGTTGATCGCCCAGGCGATCGCCGAGAAGCGCTATATTCTAGCGGGATTGGCAAGCTTTGCCCTGCTCCTGCCGCTGGCGCTAACCTCCACGCGCGCGGCCATGCGGCGCCTGGGGCGCTGGTGGCGCCCCCTCCATCGTCTGGTGTATGTGGCGGCGGCGCTGGCAGTGCTGCACTACCTGTGGCTGTCGAAGGTCTGGAGGGAGCCGGCCCTGTGGGGCGTGGTCCTGATCGTTCTGCTGCTGGCGCGCCTGCCGGCGTTCTGGCCCCCGCGGGCGCGCCGCGCCAGACAGCGCTTCCTGTCGCCTGGCGCGCAGGCGCCTCATCCCCGCATCTCACCAGAACCCCCATTTACAGCAATCCAAAATCCAAAATCCAAAATCCAAAATCCAAAATCCGAAATAGCATCAGTGGCGGCGCGGCGCCCGCGGGCGCAACGCCAGCCAGACCCCGGCGGCGAATCCGCCCAGCAGGCTCAGCACGGCGAACATAGCCCCCGGACCGTAGACTAG